The nucleotide sequence AAATTAATTTAAATTCGGTTTAGCATAGTCAATACAACATAATTACTTCACGAGTAAACAGATTCAATCATTCATTGAATTTTTAGCAAGCGGTCAAACCAGACATCCAACCCAAGATAGTGAAGTTGAATGCACTGCGGTAGGTTAACATCATTATTCACATCTAATAGGTAAGATACCTCCTTGCCCAATAGGGCAAAGAGGTAAGAGATATTACGGACGATAACCAATAAAGGCCACGCGCGACAGCCTCCGTTCAATTGAGACTAGCTGTGTGGTGGACAAGAAATTCTGCATCCGCTCGAACGCTTCTTCACCCTCTATTGCAATAAATTGCTCCCTGCGCTTCTCACGCCCGGCACGCCAGCGCTCACTAAGTTCAACAACACTTTGGGTAAGATCCACCTGCCTTTCGAGGCAAAGGCCCGCCTCGCTGATTAAACGCTCGTTTAACCCAAGCGGGCTATAGAGGAAATAACCCGGCATGCCACGTATCATGATTTCGTCTTTACTCAGCATGCCGGTTACTAAAGTAGGATCGGTATACAAGAACCGGCCGCCCGGTTTCAGTAGTCGACACCATTCGCGCAGCAAGGCCAATCGATCCGGAATATGAATTACCGAGTCGATACACCATAATGCATCAAAAGTGCCATCAGGAAATGGCAGAGGCTGACGAACA is from Photorhabdus laumondii subsp. laumondii and encodes:
- a CDS encoding class I SAM-dependent methyltransferase, which translates into the protein MTMQTSSSSAGTGFYERAFGSFSAEAVSEVRKETYGEDLGQNNWSSADEFRKFSQWLQLSDSSHVLDVCSGSGGPALFLARTSGCSVTGVDIHPHGLLTARQLAADFGLEDRSNFVDSDVRQPLPFPDGTFDALWCIDSVIHIPDRLALLREWCRLLKPGGRFLYTDPTLVTGMLSKDEIMIRGMPGYFLYSPLGLNERLISEAGLCLERQVDLTQSVVELSERWRAGREKRREQFIAIEGEEAFERMQNFLSTTQLVSIERRLSRVAFIGYRP